atatctctgagttctcgaatgtaggaatgacttgtcgatatcttcaatctttatatcttcatttggcttgtcgatatctctgagacttctctataaactattttggacttctcgataagtcattgtggagttctcgaataacttctctatataacttgatctgacttgtagatatcttgacttagaatatttttcccaaaacagatttattcaactccaaacttcttcgcaatttctccgaggcatgatcttcttgatcttcttccagaatttATTCTTAAACTcgagactgtttacagaaaaatactccagtctaatctttgacacttttacagactcaaggaatacagtacaaaacacaaatttagattatcatacaaatAATTCTTAGGcctgtcaatttgacttagtcttgttatagtacatacATGTCTTACACAACACACCTACATAAAAAAATGTACCCTAACAGATTTTAGGGTCCTGTTCAGTCGAACACTTAACATACCCTCAGGCCCGGCTCTGGCTCCATTAAGTGTAAAACAGTTCGATCGGCCGTCATTGTTATATGAAAGTTTATGTGTTgcataattaaatttatttatgtAAATATTAAACTATTCAACCGGACTTTATTGTTGTGTAAAAGTTCGTTTTGAAATATTCAATGACTGCATTTTTAAATGTCCAATTGCAAACAAATAAAATACCATATTATCATTTTAATTACTTAACTTCTCATGAACTTTTATGGAAGAAAATTGGATCAGAAAGATTGAAATTAGAGGACACACAAAGAAAGAAACAAGAATCAATTTCCATCTTCATTATCGTGTATGGGATGGGGAACTTGCTAAGACATTtatagctgaaaatgaagatggTGAAGGTGAAAGAGACAATACTGTTGCTGGATTTGATGAAACGATGATAGGATGATTTGTTGGGCTAAAATATCATAagattaattttaatatataaaatttaacGAGGAATCGTCCATAAAGAAACACAAAATCAAAACCCCGTCTCCGCGTGTAATAAACATGTGATAATGCATACTTTATTATCTAATAGTGCTAACCTTTCCTTATAACTTCTTATAATTTATATTCAACGTTTTTGGAGTTGGATTCGGCTTTAAACCGAACAGTCATACTTACCTTCAACAAGGATGGATCAAACTTCCCAACAATTCTTTTCTTTAAACCAAGAACTTATTTAAATTTGACATGGCATCAGGATCACTAATTCCACCGGATAGAACGACCCCGAAAATAAATTAGGGGCGTGATAAATTTGGATTTGTATATCATAAAATATTGCTGCATTAAGTGTAAAACCGTTTGACTGATCGTCCTATTCTTGTGTGAAAGTTCATGTGTTTGCATGATTAAATTTTTAAATGTAAATATTAAACCTTTCAACCGGACTTTTATTTTTGTGTTGAAATATTCAATGACTGCATTTTTAAATGTCTAATTCCAAACAGACAATATACCATAATATCATTTTAATTACTTAACTTCTCCTGAACTTTTATAAAAGAAATTGGATCAGCAAGATTGAAATTAGAGGACACACAAAGAAAGAAACAAGGATCAAATCCATTTTCCAAAAGTAAAATTCAATTTTCATAGGTGACAAATGACAGGAAAAAGTCTCTGTAAAGCCTTTCAATGCATTTTAACCAAATGAATTACTTAAAACCTTATTATTTGTTCCACTCTCCCCAGAAACTATGGAACACACTCAGAAATGGAAAATAACTACTAAAACCTTTCAATAAGCCCACCATATGCATTTGTTTTTACCATATTGCATTTGCTTTACACCTCAATTGTTTGCAGAGTTACTGGCCAGCTGCAAATGCATCAACTGGAAAAGTCTTTGTGATACCAGCAAGGCTCTTGAACTGAATCTTTCCATTTGGTTGATCATCGACGATGATCTCACTGACTGGAGGCCATAACATGAGCTCCTTAGCCTTCACTCCTTTCAGCTTCTTGATCCTCTTCTTCTCGACGTAACCAGTTATGTCAGTGTCATAACTAACAAGCTTGCTAATCATTTGGAATTTGTGCTCCACTTTCTTTTTTTGGACAATCCACATGTAACCAGTGTTTTTCACAAACCCGACTTCAACAACATCAGCTAGAGGAAGAAGGCCTAATGGCAGACTATATTCTTCTAGAAGTGAAACTGCCAACTTGAGCCCTTCTTCCTGACCTTTCTTGACTACCCCCCCGGCCTTTAAATCTGCCATCTGATTCGATAACTCTGTGCTAAGTATTGGATTAGTTTAATCGAATGCTGATGAGTTTACTAACCAGTGTGATTTATATTGTGAATGATACATGGCTTTATATAAAGCGAATGGTTCTGCATGAGACAATCTCTATGGAGATATCGAAATGAGTAGCATTGTAGTAATCACCAAAATTAAGACTGAACCTGCTGGccataataatataattatttataccTAATTAGACAAAACTGAATATATATTTTACCTAGAAACATAGTATCCTCCCAACTAAACAAAATTCTAAACTACTAACTTCTATTTCACAGGATGAATATATAATTATCCTTGAAGATCATAGTAGTACCTTCAAACTAGCAGTTGGCATTTGGTAAAAACAAGTAAAAAACGTAAAACAAGTGAATCATGAAAATTCCTTCAAGATCCCTGCCCAATATTGATGTGTGAACGCTTAACTTGATTTCAATTGGAGCACCATATGTTGGGTAAGTAAACTAACACTACCCACACCAATGaagttttagatgagctggttgCTGGCGGAGGACTAAGGTTTGATTCTCAGCCAGCCTAAAATTCTCAAAATTTATTGCgaagtgttaaatatatgatcctattggggtcTTTCTCTATTACTCAACATTAAGCAAGAACTGACAATAAATCAGgtaacgaaacaaaacacgaaggcgAACAAGAATATAAATTAGTAATTGAATTGATAAAGAGATGATAGAATACTTAGCCCTAACAAAAGCTGAAAGAACTAAGAACAGCTGAGGCGCCTAGTTTTCGAGTTCTTGGAGAGATTATTGTCTCACTTAAGTTGTGTTGGGTTGCAGCAATATCACTTTCACGATCCAACAGCTCAGAGTACTTCGTCCACAGATACGTAGCACTCAACAACGACCCGTACCTCAGTTCGCCTTAAAAACCTATATTAAGATCTGTATGTTATGGTGGAGAAAAAAAGAGAAATAGCAGTTagagtgtaataacccccaaaattttgaacttttggtaacccttatgaatagtgttttagctgaatgagaaaacttttcatgtcacactatgtaggggttc
This sequence is a window from Apium graveolens cultivar Ventura chromosome 9, ASM990537v1, whole genome shotgun sequence. Protein-coding genes within it:
- the LOC141685640 gene encoding uncharacterized protein At5g01610-like → MADLKAGGVVKKGQEEGLKLAVSLLEEYSLPLGLLPLADVVEVGFVKNTGYMWIVQKKKVEHKFQMISKLVSYDTDITGYVEKKRIKKLKGVKAKELMLWPPVSEIIVDDQPNGKIQFKSLAGITKTFPVDAFAAGQ